Genomic window (Muntiacus reevesi chromosome X, mMunRee1.1, whole genome shotgun sequence):
TATGGGACCAGCATAGGGCTGATGGGACCTTGAGTGTGACCACAGGCGCTCAAGGCCCAAAGGAGCCAGGAAGGCCAGGGGCTCCCCCAACCAAGAGGGACCCTCactttgctgtgtgacctgggaggCAAGGTGGCTTTTCTGAGTCTATCAGTGGGGGCTGCACACTCAAGAGGATTGCCGGCCTGCTGGGGGCGCTCTGGGGCTGACTCTGACGCTGAGGCCACTGAACCCCAGACTGGGgaccccatcccccacctccagcatctgcctgccaagcgcACTGCCCGCCCCAGCTGCTGCAAAGGTGGGAGCCAGGACAGGTCACATGACCAGCTCTGAGGGGCCAGAGAGGTGCGAGAGAGGGTGGCCGGATGGCGATCAATGGGAACCCCAGAGGGCAGAGCTGTTGTGCCAACAGGTCTGCAAGTGGCCACAGGCCCTCCCACTGCCTGAGGGTGGCACGGCTCCAAGGCAGCAgccccccaggccaccagcccagCCCCACATCCACTGGGCCTGCCTGGGGCTTCTCCCCACTTTGCATCCAGCCATCAGGCTCGGGGGGGCTCACCCCAACCCCTCTGAAGCCCCAAAAAACTCCTCCCCTGGCCAAGATGGGCCCCAAGTGAGGGCCTCTGTGGGGTAGGGCTGAGGTCCGCACGTGGGGCAACCCCAGACACCCTGTGCTTGGGAAACAAGCAAGGCGGGCACGTGTATCCCTGTGTCACACTTGGGAAAATGAGGCTGGGGCTTGCCCAGGAAATCTGGGTGAGGGGGCATCCTCTTCAGGGACAAGATTTTCTGCTAGAGGAGCCCGTGTGGATGGGGGCAGCCtctgctggaggaggagaaggcaggcagATGTGGGCACCAGGGGCAGGCTTGGGCAGGACGGCtttccccccactcccaccctcagCCTGCTTCCTGGCCTGGGGGACTCCAGACAAGCCTGACCCTGCCCGCCACCCTGGCAGTAGCCTGTTCCCCTCCAGTGGCCTTTCCAGGGGGGCGGGCCTTGGATAGAAGGCAGGGGAAGGCTTCGTGGGCCAGAGGAGGAAGCCAAGACCCCCCAGTAGCAGCAAGGATGTGGGGGGACATCAGGGTTCCCCCTCGATCTCTGGTATTCCACACATGGGCTAGGGCTagcccagctctgcccagcaTGCCCACCCTGGTGCCTTGGTCTCTTGACTTTCTTAGAAAAACATGGGTGCACTGCAAAGGGGGCTCAGGCAGGAAAGGATTGGCCCTGGCCCCCGTGGTTATCTTTCAATCTTAATTCTTCAAGATCTGTGGTGGCAGAGGACTGGGTTTCCCTCTCCGCCACCTCCACTAACCTccccgatccccccccccacaTAGGCTGAGGCTGACTCATTGTCCTGTGCGGGGAGGGGggcaatgcatgtgtgtgtgtgtgcttgtgcattGGAGGGGTGCAGACTCCCTAACTGGAAAGATAGGGCATGGCCCACGGTGGCAAAGTCCTGCCTGGAAACGGAGCAGGACAGAAGGAAGCCAGCCatgcccccaccctgcccagggACTCCTGCCCACCCACACCTCCCTCCTGGTCACTCCAGCCCAGGGTCTGGCTGCCCTGGGGAGGTGTGACAGACATgaagacagcacacacacagaaccccAGCCCCCTGGGCATGGGCATTGACTGGGCTCCTCTGATGGCCCCTCCTCACCCTGGCTTTTCAGGCACGCCCACTATGTGGCCCCTGTGGCCTCTTGCGGCCCTGCTGGCCCTGAGCCAGGCCCTGCCCTTTGAGCAAAAAGCCTTCTGGGACTTCACTCTGGACGATGGGCTGCCCATGCTGAATGATGAGGAAGCTTCGGGTGCAGAAACAACCTCGGGCATCCCAGACCTggactccctcccacccacctacAGCGCCATGTGCCCTTTTGGCTGCCACTGCCATCTGCGGGTTGTTCAGTGCTCCGACCTGGGTCAGTCTGTGGCGGATGGATGTGGAAGGCTGAGGGTGGGCAGGGGGTGATCCGGATCCAGCCCAGGGATCCTAATTTCACTGTGGGAGGGTGTCCCTGGGTCTGCTTGAAAGAACGTGGGGAGGGAAAAGAGTGTACAACCCTGGCCTTGGAGCTGCACCCACTTGCGGCCGTGGAGTCCCCATGTGAGGGTCCACATGTGCGCCCCTTTGGGGCTGGGGCTATGGCCATGGCCTTGGCTCACACTGCTGACTGCTGCGCCGGCCCCCAGGTCTGAAGGCTGTGCCCAAGGAGATCTCGCCCGACACCACCCTGCTGGACCTGCAGAACAATGACATCTCTGAGCTCCGAAAAGATGATTTCAAAGGCCTCCAGCACCTCTACGTAAGCCTACCCTGGTTCTTCCAAGGGTCTGGAAAGAGGCAGCAGGCCTGCAACCCGGTGGGCGTGTGGAGGGGTGGGGTTCTGATGGGTGTTGGCACGCACTTATGCAATGTGAGAGGGGACCGGGGACCCAGGGAGTCCTGAGAGAGGTTAGGAGGCAGCTGTGGTGGGAGCACCCAGGGTCATGGGCACATGTGCAATGTCGGGACAAgataaaaggaaagtgaagttgctcagtcgtgtctgactctttgtgaccccgtggcctgtagcctatcaggctcctccatccatgggattttccaggcaggggcactggagtgggtggccatttccttctccagcagatcttccccacccagagatcaaacccgggtctccccacattgcaagcagactctttcccctctgagccaccagggaaggacagGATCACCCAGCCCAATTCTCTCTGTTGACTGCTACCTTTGCATCTTATTGGCTCCTCCCAGCAGCTCAGTAAGGAAAGGTTGCATCGCAACCAGGGTGCAGGTAGGGTAACCAGGGCACGAGCTACAGCGACCTTGCTAAATCTGAGTGCCGGCTCCTGCTCTGCACTCTGCCCATGAGCAGAGGTAGATCTCCTGGAAGCTGAGCTGGGGCTCCAGCATCTGTGAAGCCCCGACAACGTGAATCACTACCTCAGGGGcaaggaagaggggagaggagaaggcaggcaggcaggcggggAACTGAGGCCTTCTGTGCCACCTCAGGCCTTGGTCCTCGTGAACAACAAGATCTCCAAGATCCACGAGAAGGCCTTCAGTCCCCTGCGGAAGCTGCAAAAGCTCTACATCTCCAAGAACCACCTGGTGGAGATCCCTCCCAACCTGCCCAGTTCCCTGGTGGAGCTCCGCATCCATGACAACCGCATCCGCAAGGTGCCCAAGGGCGTGTTCAGTGGGCTTCGCAACATGAACTGCATTGGTGAGTCAGGCCCGCCCTGTGGTGGTCCTCAGGTGGTCCTGAGGTTGTGGTGGTCCTCCGTTGTGGTGAGGGTGGACAGGGAAGGGGGAGGGTCAAGGAGGGGGTCTCTGCCGGCCGGAGCAGCCTGGTGACATGGACAAGCCAGCTGGCCTCACAGAACGTTCTGGAGGCTTGCCTAGGGTCACACCCCAGAGCTGCCAAGGCCAGGTGAAGAGAAACCCAGGCCCGTAAGGAAAGGACAAGTATAGAGGTGGCACAGCCTGCCAGCCAGGGGCCAGGTGGGAGAAGCTGGGCTGGCTCCCCTTGTCCCCGAGGGCCCATGCCAGGCCCAGGGCCCTTGGTAGCTCGTGGTGTTCAACAGCAAGGGGTTTGCAGCTCATCCAGTAAATTAGTGGCACTGCTTTCAGGGGGAGATGGGGGAGTGGGTGCTTAGTGGGGGCCCCTTAGGAAGCAACAGGCCCCAAGGGTATGGGGACAGATGCTTAGCCTTGGCTTCAGGGCTGAGAGAGCCTCTCTCCTAGAAATGGGTGGGAACCCCCTGGAGAACAGTGGCTTTGAACCTGGAGCCTTTGATGGCCTGAAGCTCAACTACCTTCGCATCTCCGAGGCCAAGCTCACTGGCATCCCCAAAGGTAGGGAGGTAGCCCTTCTTTCCCACATTTTGGGGGGGCACAGGTGGGGGGGCACAGGTAAGGAGCCCGGAGCCATCTGGAGCCACCACCCAGTGTACTCAGGGAGGGCTTTGGTCGCCCCTCTCCCATCCTGGGGCAGAATTCGGCTCTCTGCTCCATCAGGAGTGAaatcgtgcacacacacacacacacacacacacacacacacacacacaggaccagccctcccccaccccacagtcTTCCCTCCTGGATTCAACTCAGAGGATCCTTTTTTCCCGGCAGACCTCCCCGAGACCCTCAATGAACTCCACCTGGACCACAACAAAATCCAGGCAATCGAGCTAGAAGATCTGCTCCGCTACTCCAAGTTGTACAGgtaggctggggaggggggtgtctcAGGGGGCCCTGAGTTCGCCCAGTGCCCTGTGGCCCACAGACCCCATTACATCGTCTTTTATTCATCTATCCCTTCCCAGGCTGGGGCTGGGCCACAACCAGATCCGCATGATTGAGAACGGGAGCCTGAGTTTTCTGCCCATGCTGCGGGAACTGCACTTGGACAACAACAAGCTGTCCAGGGTACCGTCTGGTCTTCCAGACCTCAAGCTCCTCCAGGTGAGAGCCAGGTTTTTCTAACACACGGCGAGGGGAGGGGGCAGCCGATGTTCCCAGGGCAGCTGCTGAGATGAGACCCTAGCTGTCAGTGCTCGGACCCATCGCGGAGCAGAACGGGACCTCGCTGTGCAGCTGGTCAGATGTGTGCTCTGGCTGGTGACTCCAGCTCCTCATCTGGAAAGGTGCTGAGAAAGCGAAAGGGCAGAGTAGGGACTGCACTGTGGACAGCGAGGAGGCTGGGTACAGGGGTGGCGAGGTGGCAGGATGCGCCAGAACCAGCCTGGTAGATACTTGAGCTCAAGGTCTCTCgggtgggttcagttcagttcagttcagtctctcagtcgtgtctgactctttgcaaccgcatggaccaCAACAcaccggcttccctgtccttcagcaactcccagagtttactcaaactcatgtccattgagtgggtgatgccatccaaccatctcatcctctgtcatccccttctcctcctgccctcactctttcccagcatcagggtcttttcaaattagtcagctcttcgcatcaggtggccaaagtattggagtttcttgGGTGGGTGAGACCCCACAAAGGTGTCACAGGCCCAGGGGCTTGGGGAATAGTCTGGGCAGGAAGTGGCTTGATGAGGGGATCAAGGGGTCCTCTCAAGGTCTTCTTTGGGCCTGCTCTGGACCTCAGTCTCTGCCTACATGCCAGGAGACTGGCCATTCTTGCAGGCTGTCCAGTCGGGGGGAGTCCATCACCCTGCCCTGCAAGGGGATTGCCAACTTACAGCGGCAGTGCCCTCTGGCGGCCATATCCTGCCACCTCTAGAAGGCACTGTTGCAGCCCTCCATGCCGCactcctctgccccaccccatcAGACAGTCCATGCCCCCCACCCTACAGTCCCATAGAGAGAGCCTTCAAGGAGTTGGGGGGGGCAAGAGCTCCTGAgaactgggaggaggaggagaccctCAGTCCAGGGAACCCAGAGGAAGGCCAGGGACTGTGTGAACCCAGGGTGGCATCCTTCCCACATCAACAGCCCCATTCACACCCACCCCACTAACCCCCCATCCCAGCACCCAGTCACACACCAGTGCCTGAACACTGCTCAACAGCCACCTGACAACCATTTGCAAGCCTGGTTGTACTCCTCCAGACAATGGAAGAATCACCTCCAGGCCCTCAAAGGGTCGTATGGATGCAGCACATGAACCCCTGAGGCGGCTGGGCAGGACTCAGCTGGCATGGAGGGCACCAGGCTTATGGGTTCTGCCCGCTGCTTGGGCTCCCCAAGTGGGGCCGACTCAGGAACAGGGTTGGGGGCGGGGGCAAGGGGGCCTGCTGCCCTGAGCCACACCTCTCTGTCCCCAGGTGGTCTATCTGCACACCAACAACATCACCAAGGTGGGCGTCAACGACTTCTGCCCGGTGGGCTTCGGGGTCAAGCGGGCCTACTACAATGGCATCAGCCTCTTCAACAACCCTGTGCCCTACTGGGAGGTGCAGCCGGCCACCTTTCGCTGCGTCACTGACCGCCTGGCCATCCAGTTTGGGAACTAT
Coding sequences:
- the BGN gene encoding biglycan — protein: MWPLWPLAALLALSQALPFEQKAFWDFTLDDGLPMLNDEEASGAETTSGIPDLDSLPPTYSAMCPFGCHCHLRVVQCSDLGLKAVPKEISPDTTLLDLQNNDISELRKDDFKGLQHLYALVLVNNKISKIHEKAFSPLRKLQKLYISKNHLVEIPPNLPSSLVELRIHDNRIRKVPKGVFSGLRNMNCIEMGGNPLENSGFEPGAFDGLKLNYLRISEAKLTGIPKDLPETLNELHLDHNKIQAIELEDLLRYSKLYRLGLGHNQIRMIENGSLSFLPMLRELHLDNNKLSRVPSGLPDLKLLQVVYLHTNNITKVGVNDFCPVGFGVKRAYYNGISLFNNPVPYWEVQPATFRCVTDRLAIQFGNYKK